Within the Macrobrachium rosenbergii isolate ZJJX-2024 chromosome 17, ASM4041242v1, whole genome shotgun sequence genome, the region ACCCTAACATTGCCAGGTTTGAGAGGATTCGCAGAGGGATGTTGGATCTTACTACGTTCTACAAGGAGACgctgaaggagaagcagctgaagaagaaagtgcagtctAGGCTAGACTCTTTCTTCAAGAAGTCTCcagcaccacctgccactcctagtctaggtaaggaattctcaactttatttttgttaactgctgtaatataaattgttataaattgtaataaaatttataaaaatgttactgcaatttatatttacatactgtagatacacagcataacccaataaatactgttttcaacttctggtagttacacaacagCTGGTTCGTTCCCCTATATACAGTACTTGCTAATAAATTGACCTTTAAGGTATGGTAGATTTAACCCTTGGCAGTTCCTTGTCAATAGGGTTGCCTTAGTTGAGGTAATCCTGCTGTTACAGCCATCCTTTGTATTCATAGGAATAGGCTAGGTAGCCTCATTCCTTTGACTTCTGCAACTTGGTCTTTGCGATTTTCGACTGCTGCGGACGAGGTGAGTTTCAGCAGTGGTGGAAGGAGGTAGAGATATTCTCCTTTCCTTCATTGTCTTCACCTATGTTGTGCTTTGCAACCTCACCTCTGCGAGTTGAGAAGGCTTATTAAGCTTCTTTTCGTGTGCCTTTGCCTTTAGGATTGGCAGGGAGACTCGATCACCATTGGCAATTGATTTCCTGGGCAGGGCTGGCACTGAGTGCCTTTCCCTTAGACTCGAGGTTCTCTTCATCTTGTCACGGTAAGCTTTTGAGCTTGCTTTGAGTTGAATTCCCTTCTCTCTGAGAGAAGTAGTGCATCGATCCTTCGTGCAGCTTGTTTATTGCTCATTTTCCCCGATGACTGACCGGGATAATTGGTGGCAACAAGTTTGGAGTTCTCTTCCTGCTTTTCTATGGTCGGATGACATAGAAACAGTTAGTAATCACTTCTCTTCTCAACGCAGTCTTTCGGGATCGCACTGAGAAGGTTTTTGCATGACTTGTTCTCACAGACCCTTGGCTTTCATTACCAGGCCTACAGGTCAGGTTAGGTTTGCTGATGATCCATGAGTgttctccctctcttcccttgGTCGGGCAACCGGGGTGAAAGGGAAACACTTATGCTCCTCCCCAACAGTCTTTCGGGATCGCATGGGGAAGGGTTTGCGCAGCCTGTTCGCACTGCTCAGTCATTCCTGAATTCTTGgtttttaattgagtttttgGGGAGCCATGAGCTACTGTTCTTGGTTCTCCCATGGCTAGTGATCGGGTAAGACTTCAACCTGTCTGTCCCTGGCTCTTCGTGCCTGTTAGAAAAGGGTTAGCACGACCTCGGCGTGCGGCTCAGACACTGTCGATGGCTCCGATCTCTGGACTGGGTTGTTCAGTAGTGAAGGGTTTTGTGCAAGTTCCCCACCTCTTCCGGCAAGGGATGAGAAGGACAGATAATTATGGTAAGCAAGctcattgattttatttacctGTTATATTGTCTCCAACACTTCAGTTTGGTTCATGCAGCCTGATTAAGTAATGGAGTACAAACCCTTTACTGAATGGTCCAGAAGTCTAGCATCTGCTACATCCCACATGCGCAGTATGCTAGAAGTGCCGGGTTCCTTTCCCTGCTCCTGACGGAGCGGGAAGGTAACCAACCCCAGGTTGGATGAACCTACCAGTTGGTTCAGAGATCTGCCTAGACTCCTCCCACCAGTGGGTAAGcctcctatgtaaagaatgaaggtttttattatgaaggaatgaaaaggaaattttaaaagtcatttgtatttttcctaacatacaaacctgatggttttacatttatggcccacctcagccacccccaCTCTGCTACCTGGGCcggaaggcaaagtggagtgcagaccgacaGGTGGGTGGATGGGGCTTCCCCCGCCTGTTGGTAGTCGACTACCAGTTTGAATGACCGTTCCAGCTTGGGTCACAAGCtaaaatccctatgtaaagaacttcaggtttgtatgttaggagagatacaggttacttttaaaatgtgctatttttaaaagaaaaatatccacgATGAAATATATGGAAGCTCAGATTTCTGACCCTGGATTTCTGATAACTCTTCCCAAGGGAACTGTGATCTGTAACTTACTAACGAGCGTACCACATGAAAACGTGATACGGTGGGAGTAAAAAGGCtaaagttttcaaggtcacttaAGATTTGTAATGAGGCAGGTAATCTCTTTAGTAACTACAATTGACAGGACTGTTACTGAGCCTTTTGTCAAAAGAATACCACAAGAAATCACTCTTAAAAGGTTATCGAAGAAATCATAATACTTTAACcaagaaaaatgataatggtgAAGATGTACCCTGAGGGATATACGCAAGGATTTGGAATGAAAAACCATTTGTAAGCAAACGATTATTAAGTGGACGTCATTATTTCAGTGAGCACTTGAGGCGTGCAGAGTCACTTAACACCCACGATACAGGTTTCATGACAGCAAGATTATGCCCATCAGAGAGGAGAGGAGTCTTGTGAGACAGGACAGAATGAGCGAAACTGTTCCAATAGACTGTTGGTTTACAGACTCTTGTGTGTGGACAACGGGTTGTCTGGAAGACTTGGGAATGAGAGTCTGTGGAAATCATAACCTCATTATTGGCTCaatatgattgatgggtttgctatgaacaataaattaaaagctccagttttatgtaaatttttctaataatctttTACTTTCTCGTATTCCAGACTTTCCatgctgaaacaagaagtcatCGGTTTATGTTGTCAAGGTTTTGGAAATGAATGGGCGTCCAGCAATGAATGTAAGTGCAAGTTCCTGTGAGGTGTTGAATAAGTTCCTAAAAtagtcaataaaatattttagatatcagATTTGTGTATTGGtgaaaggaggaaagggagaaaataaaataagaaagaaataagagtgATAGAAGCAGTGAATAACCattgaagaaagtgaaaaagtagGTGATCCCATGCATAAAAAAGGACGTTGAAGGACCAGAGGCTAAAATGAGCATCTTGGGATATCAGCTGAAGAGCGAGACAGAGGACGCAGTGTCCCTGTCTCTGGTCAAGAGTGAAAATGGAGGTTTAGTGGGCAGTGATGCCCCAGCCAGCTGTACCTCTATCCCTTTGGATCCAGTGATGGAAATCAAGACGGAAGTGAAGATGGAAGTGGAGGTGTGTTATGAGTCTGATGGTGACACGAAGTATCACTGTGAGGATGATGAAGGCGATTCGTTGCCTGTCAGAAAGGAAGTCGACAAGGGGAAGACCTTATCGACCCACATGGAGATCCACAGCGGGGAGAGGGCCTTCAcctgcaatgactgtgggaagtcgttctcccagaaatcaaGTCTCAAGACCCACATGGTGAGCCACACAGGGGAGAGGGCCTTCGcctgcaatgactgtgggaagtcattctccctgaaaTCAAATCTCAAGACCCACATGGTGAGccacacaggggagaggcccTTCGTGTGCAAGGattgtgggaagtcgttctccctgaaaTCACATCTGAAGACCCACATGGTGATCCACACAGGGAAGAGGGCATTTGcctgcaatgactgtgggaagtcgttctccttGAAATCAAGTCTCAAGACCCACATGGTGAGCCACACTGGGGAGAGGGCCTTCAcctgcaatgactgtgggaagtcgttctcccacaAATCGAGTCTCAAGACCCACATGGTGAGCCACTCAGGGGAGAAGCCCTTtatgtgcaaggactgtgggaagtcattctccctgaaaTCACATCTGAAGACCCACATGGTgatccacacaggggagagggCCTTCGcctgcaatgactgtgggaagtcgttctcccacaCATCGAGTCTCAAGGCCCACATGGTGAGCCACACAGGAGAGAGGGCCTTTAcctgcaatgactgtgggaagttgTTCTCCCACAAATCGAGTCTCAAGAAACACATGGCGATCCACACGGGGAAGAAGCCCTttgtgtgcaaggactgtgggaaatCGTTCTCCCACAAATCAAGTCTCAAGATCCACATGGCATTCCACACAGGGGAGAGGGCCTTCGCCTGCAATGACTGTGGaaagtcgttctcccagaaatcgagtctcaagacccacatggtgatccacacgggggagaggccctTCGTGTGTAAGGACTGTGGGAAATCGTTCTCCCACAAATTGAATCTCAAGACCCACATGGTGAGCCATACAGGGGAGAGGGCCTTCGcctgcaatgactgtgggaagtcgttctccctgaaaTCACATATGAAGACCCACATGGCgatccacacaggggagaggccttttgtgtgcaatgactgtgggaggTCGTTCTCCCACAAATCAAATCTCAAGAGACACATGAGGATCCATCTTGTGGAGAAGCCATTTGCTTGCTAAGTGGGGAAAATTTTTTCCTGGAGGAATAGCCTGGAACGACATTTCCAGATCCAGGAAGGAAAGACTCGATCGGCACATGACGATGCTTTAAAGTCACCTATTGATTGCGAGCTGTCTCCCAGTGATTCATTGACCTGAGTCACTGATACTGACTGTAcgattcatttttcttgttttgtgaatCACATTATGAACTTGACCACCATAGGCTAATTAGTTATGTAGTTA harbors:
- the LOC136847891 gene encoding zinc finger protein 665-like isoform X1, producing the protein MSILGYQLKSETEDAVSLSLVKSENGGLVGSDAPASCTSIPLDPVMEIKTEVKMEVEVCYESDGDTKYHCEDDEGDSLPVRKEVDKGKTLSTHMEIHSGERAFTCNDCGKSFSQKSSLKTHMVSHTGERAFACNDCGKSFSLKSNLKTHMVSHTGERPFVCKDCGKSFSLKSHLKTHMVIHTGKRAFACNDCGKSFSLKSSLKTHMVSHTGERAFTCNDCGKSFSHKSSLKTHMVSHSGEKPFMCKDCGKSFSLKSHLKTHMVIHTGERAFACNDCGKSFSHTSSLKAHMVSHTGERAFTCNDCGKLFSHKSSLKKHMAIHTGKKPFVCKDCGKSFSHKSSLKIHMAFHTGERAFACNDCGKSFSQKSSLKTHMVIHTGERPFVCKDCGKSFSHKLNLKTHMVSHTGERAFACNDCGKSFSLKSHMKTHMAIHTGERPFVCNDCGRSFSHKSNLKRHMRIHLVEKPFAC